In Rosa chinensis cultivar Old Blush chromosome 1, RchiOBHm-V2, whole genome shotgun sequence, a genomic segment contains:
- the LOC112195237 gene encoding NADPH:quinone oxidoreductase yields MESIKVAALCGSVRQASYNRGLIRSAIEITKGSIAGVEIEDVDITALPMLNTDLEGGGRFPPVVEAFRQKILEADSILFASPEYNYSVSAPLKNAMDWASRPPNVWADKAAAIISASGGSGGSRSQYHLRQIGVFLDLHFINKPELFIDAHHPPGKFDKNGDLIDAETKERLKQVLLSLQTFTLRLQGRSKLKN; encoded by the exons ATGGAGTCGATAAAAGTGGCGGCGCTTTGCGGGTCCGTTCGTCAAGCCTCCTATAACCGTGGCCTCATTCGTTCTG CGATTGAGATAACCAAGGGGTCAATCGCCGGCGTAGAAATCGAGGACGTCGACATCACGGCGCTGCCGATGCTCAACACGGATCTGGAAGGCGGAGGGAGATTTCCACCGGTGGTTGAAGCGTTTCGTCAGAAGATTTTAGAGGCTGATAGCATTCTCTTTGCTTCTCCCGAGTACAATTACTCTGTCTCTG CACCTCTGAAAAATGCTATGGACTGGGCATCTAGACCCCCAAATGTGTGGGCTGATAAAGCTGCTGCGATTATAAGTGCTTCAGGAGGTTCGGGTGGTTCAAGATCTCAATACCATCTTCGCCAAATCGGAGtttttcttgatcttcatttcaTCAACAAGCCTGAACTTTTCATAGATGCACACCATCCTCCAGGAAAATTTGACAAAAATGGCGACTTGATTGATGCAGAGACCAAGGAGAGGTTAAAACAAGTTCTACTATCATTGCAGACTTTTACTTTGAGACTCCAAGGAAGATCAAAGTTAAAGAATTAA